The sequence AGCAGGGTTCACAGGTCTGTGGAATTCCCATTGCCCATTTTTCGACCGGAGCCAGGGCGCGCCTCTCGCACGCCCTCCGGGGTGCCTGACTGATCCGCGGATCATCCGGTGGCAGCGTCGCTACGCTCCTTGCCGACCGGCTAATTTCTCCTGCCCCTGCCGGGGCGAAAGAGTGCCCGACCGCTCAGGTCTCGCCGCGGTCGACGAGCTTCGAGATGTCGTTTTCCAAGCTGTGGAGGATCGCCATGTCGTGGACCTGGTGGCCGTCCGCGGTGGTGAGGTAGAGGGTGTCCATCGCCACGCCCTTCTCGGTGAGAATGCGGGCGTGGGCGGTATTCAGGCCGTGGGAGTTGATCGCCTGGAAGAGGTCGTGCAGCAGGCCGATGCGGTCGAGCGCCTGGATTTCCACGGTGGTGCAGGACGGGTGCAGGTCATTGCTGACGTAGGCGCGCACGGGCACCTGGATGCCGCTGTCGGTGCGCGGCTTCAGGAAGTTCATCTTCCGCTTGAGATACTGCTCCGGCTTGTAGGACTCGGCACGGAGGATCTCCTCGAAGACACCGAGGATGCGCTTGCGGACGCTGAGATCGGAAACGGGCTCGAAGTTGGTGGTGCAAACGCGCAGCAGGTTCACCACCACTCCATCGCCGCGGGTGAAGAAGTCGGCGGAGAGGATGTTGATCTGCTCGGAGGCGAGGGCGCAGCAGACCTTTTCCAGCAGCAGCGGCTTGTCGCGGCTGGCGAGGACGAGTTCGGTGTAGCCCTTGTCGGTGTGGTCGATCCACTTGATGCAGGTCGAGAACGGATCGCCGGTCTCCTCCTCGCGCTGGAGGAAATGGCGCACGGTGCGGACCTGGGTCACGATTTCCGCGGGCTGGCGGAAGCGGAACACGGCCGGCGGCATCAGCTCGAAGTGGCGGTAGATGTCCGGGTAGTAATCCTCGCGCATGAGCGCCACCACGCCATCGCGCAGCTCAAGGCGCTCGCGATCGAGCGCTTCCTCATACTTCTCGCGGCCCTCGGTGAGGAAGCGGCGGGTGGTGGAGTGGAGCTGGCGCATCAGCGTTTCCTTCCACCCGGTCCAGGCATCCGGCGAGGTACCGTTCGAGTCGGCGTAGGTGAACAGGAAGAGCGCGTCGAGGTAGGCCGGCGTCTTCATGATCGAGGCGAACTCGGCGATCACGTCCGGGTCCTCGATATTGCGGGTGGTGGCGGTGCGCCAGAAGGTGAGGTGGTTGTCCACCAGGAACATGATCAGGGCGCGGCGGCTGCCGTGGATCTGCAGGCGGTTGCAGAGGCGGGAGGCGAGCATGGCCGAGCCGTCGATGTGCTCGCGGACGTTCTCGGCGCGGCCGGTGTCGTGCAGGATCACGGCGAGGTAGAGACCGTAGGGGTCCTCGATCTCGTGGAAGAGGCGGCGGTAAAGGGCGAGCTTCGGGTTTTCCTCCGCGCCGATGAGGGCGTCGAGCTGCTCCACGCAGCGCAGCGTGTGCTCGTCCGCGGTGTAGCGGTGGAAGAACTCGTGCTGCACCAGGCAATCGAGCGCGCCGAACTCCGGCAGGTAGCGGCCGAGGAAACCGACGCGGTGCATCTGGCGCAGCGCGCGGGCCACGTCGCCCTTCCGCTCCAGGATCGCCTGGAAGGTCTCGCGGTTCGCCTTCGAGTAGCGGAACGGGCGGTCGATGTCGCCCCAGTGTTCCTTCACCAGCTTGCGCAGCGGCGGCCCGAGGCGCAGGCCGCGCACCTGGGTGTGCTGGAACATGCGCATCAGCCGGTTCGGATCGTCCTTGAAGATGTCCGGGCCGGAGGCGTAGGCGCGGCCATCGCGGGCGATGAAGCCATCGAACTCCTCGCGCTGCTTTTTCCGGAAGGTGAGGAACGAGCGCAGGCCGCCGGGCTCCGACTGGTGCTCGGCCTCGATCTGGAAGATCTCCATCAGCGAGGTGGAGTGCTGGTAGAGGTTTCTCGTATGGCGATAGTAGTCCCGCATGAACTCCTCGGTGCGGCGGAGGATGCTGCGCTGCGGGTAGTTGAAATTCGTGGAGACCACGCCCTGGAGCTGGAGCGTGAGCTGGTCGGTGCCCTTGCCGGTGGCGTAGTGGAGCTCGTTGCGGACGCGGTGGAGGAAGTCGTAGGCGGCCTCGACCTCCTCGAAGGCGGTGGCGGTGAGCAGGCGGTCCTCGACGAGTTTCTTCAGGTCGAAGGTGCCGCGCTTCACCCGCGCCACCCAGTGGATGTTTTGGTAATCGCGGAGGCCGCCGCAGCTTTCCTTCACATTCGGCTCCTGGAGGAAAACGGTGCGCCAGTAGCGCTCGTGGCGGGAGCGGAGGTCCTGGCGGCGCAGCTCGAAGAAGGCGTCCTGGCCCTTCTTGATGCAGTCCTTGTCGAAGCGCTTCTCGAACTCCTTGAAGAGCTTCACGTCCCCGGCGATGAAGCGGGCGTCCATCAGCGCGGTCTTGTTCTCCTGGTCCGCCTTCGCCTCCTCCACACACTCGGCGATGGAGCGGCAGGCGTGGCCGACCTTGAAACCGACATCCCAGAGCAAATAGAGGATCTTTTGAACCGCCTCCTCGAGCGGCTTCGGCAGCCGGTTCGAGGCGCGGGGAACGAGGAACAGCAGGTCGATGTCCGAGCGCGGATTGAGCGTGCCGCGGCCATAGCCACCGGTGGCCACCAGCGCCAGCGGGTGCTTGTCATCCGCCTCCTCCAGCGTCATCCGCAGCACGGCGGAAAGCACCACGTCGATCAACTCCGCGCGGTTGCGGGCGATCTCCAGGCCACCGGCCCCGGAGCGGTGTTTGAGGAAGATCCGGTGCTCCTCGATCTTCATGAAGCGCTTGTAGAGCGCGATCCGCTCGGCGGGCGAAAGCTGCTTCTGGAGCGATGGCTTCAGCGCCTCCTTGGCGTGTTCATGAAGCGTCTTGAGGTGGTTCATCTGGTGGGTAAGCACTAAATTCTAAATCTGAAATTCTAAACGGCGGAACCAGGGCAGGGGTTCGTTCGGATGGGTGGCGTGTGGATGGGCGAAGCTCTTCGTTTAGAATTTAGTGCTTAAGATTTAGTGCTTCGTGGCCATCACGCAGCCCATTCGCGCATACGTCTCCACCTGTTTCAACGAGTTCTCCAACAGATCCGGCGCCAAGGCCACTCTTCCCGGTTCGAAAATGGTGATGGTGGAGGAGCCGCCGAAGGCGAAGTAGCCCTTCTCCGCGCCTTTCGCGACCGGCTGGCCGGGCGTGAAAGTCTGGAGGATGGAGCCCACGCAGGTGGCGCCGATTTCCAACAGCAGCACGGTGCCGAGGTCCGGCGTTTCGAGGCGGGTGATGGTGCGCTTGTTTTCCCAGAGATAGGCGAGGTTCTGGCGCAGGGCGAGGGGAGAGACGGAGAACAGCGGGCCGTTGATCGTCTCGGTGGCGGAGGGCGTGCCGGAGCAGGGGAAGTGGAACCGGTGGTAATCGACCGGGCACAGGCGGGACAACACCAGCGGACCATCGGCGTAGCGGGCGGCCAGCTCGCGGGAGCCGAGCAGCTTTTCGAGGTCGAAGCGCTGGCCTTTCACGAACACGCCGTCCATCGATGCGGCGCGCTCGAACCCGAGGTGGCGGCCATCGGCGGGGAACACCACCGGCGCGGCCTCGATCGGGCGCGCGGCGGGCTTCAGTTTCCGATAGAAGAACTCATTGAAGCTGCGGAAGGAGGCCGGATCATCGGCGAAGTCCTCCACCTTCATGCCGTAGTCCACGATGAACGGCGCGACCTTTGCCGCGGAGGCGGGCCGGTCCATCCGCCAGCCGTAGAATTTCGAGAAAAACGGCCGCTTCACGAAGGCCTCCAGCGACAACCGGCCGAGCGGCGTGCCGTAGGCCCAGCGCAGGAATCCCTCGCCATAGACCTGCTCGGTCTCCATCGCCCCGGTGTGTCGGTTGTAGTATCGGATCGGCTCCACGCGGGCTTTTACGGGTGAATGGCCCTTCGGGCAAGGGCCTTGGGCCAGAATCCAGAGTCCAGAAACCAGAAAAGAGACTCCGAGGTCGGGCTCTTACTCGATCATTGTCACTCTCCCGACCCACCCCGACGAGCGTCAATCGGTGCCCCATCTCTTCCTCTTCTCTGGATTCTGGTTTCTGGACTCTGGATTCTGGCTTTCAGCCTTCGGCTGAAAGCCATTTCCCCTTGCACGGCATGACGGGCGCGACTATTCCCCCCGGCGATGAAAATCCCGGCGTTTCTCGGACTCGTGGCCGTGCTTTCCCTTTCCGCCTGCCGCAAGCCGCCGGCGGAGGTCACGGTGACCGAAACCCGCGCCGAGACTTCGAACGACACCACGCCGAAGCTCTTCGCGACCAGCGACGAGCGGTTCCGCGACAAGCGGACGAGCCCGGTGACCGGCACCACGCCACAGGGCTGGTTGCAACTGCCGTCCACCCAGTTCCGACTGCTGAACTACCGTTTCGGCGAAAGCGGGCTCGGCGAGGTGTCGGTGGGCATTTCCACCGGCTCGGTGCTGGACAACGTGAACCGCTGGCTGGGCCAGTTCAACGCGCCGAAGCTCACCGCCGAGACGCTCGATGAACGCCGCCGCGTGGCCATCGTGGACACCGCGGGCGTGTGGGTGGAGGCGGATGGCACCTATTCCGGCGGCATGGCCGGAGCCGAGTCCCGCCCGGGCTTCGCGCTGGCCGGGGTGGTGGCGGACGTGAACGGCCGCATCCTCACCGTGAAAATGACCGGCCCGAAGGACGAGGTGACCGAGGCGAAGGCCGCGCTGGAAGCCTTCTGCAAGTCGCTGGCGCTCGCCGGTGAATGATCAGCCTCCCGTGAACCGTAGGCACGTCCGCTGATTTTCCCATGGAAGCCGCTTCCACCACCACCAAACGCCCGGCCTCGCTGCCGGTGCGGATCTTCAATGTCCTGTCCGGCTTCGGTCTGGCCACCGTGCTGCTGCTCCTGCTGGGGCTGCTGACCTGGCTGGCCACGCTGGAGCAGGTGGAGCGCGGCCTGTTGCCGACGTTGAAGAAGTACTTCGACTCGTCCTCGTTCTTCTTCACGCCCGAGCTGAAGGTGATGAACGTGGGCGGCACCCAGCTCAAGTTTCCGCTGCCCGGCGGCTACTGGGTGTGTTTGCTGCTGTTCGTGAACCTGTTCCTCGGCGGCGTGATCCGCGCGCGGAAGGGCTGGCGGCACTGGGGAAACCTGATCTCCCACTCCGGCATCCTGTTCCTGATCGTGGCCGGCGGCGTGGCGCAGTGGAAGGAAGTGCGCGGCAACATGGTGCTCCAGCAGGGGCAGACCAGCAACGTGGCGCAGGATTACACCGAGTTCGTGGTCGAGGTGTCCGAGATCAAGGACGGCAAGCCGACGAACATCCACGTGATCCGCGGCGAGCACCTCGACGACCTCCAGCCGCAGGCGATCGGGTCATGGAAATGGTTCGCCCGGAAGACCAGCGGCATGGACACCACCGGCTCCACGCCGCGTGATTTCAAGCTGCCGGATTTCCCCTTCGACCTCCAGGTCAACGGGTGGATGTCGAACAGCCAGCCGGTCGCCGCCGTCGAGCGCGCGCCGGAGAACCAGGAGCTCATCGCCGATGGCTACTACCTGGTGCGGAAGGAAGACGAGAAGCAGGCCGAGGCGAACCTCGCGGGTTGCTATGCCCGCGTGATGAACCGCGATGGCACCGCCGGCGAGCCCTTCATTCTCGCCGCCGCCAGTTTCCACGGCAAGACGGTGAAGGTGGGTGAGCGCGTGTTCCTGGTGGACATCCACAAGCGCTACTGGCCGATGCCCTACCAGGTGCGCCTGAACAAGTTCACCGCCACCTTCGCGCCGAACACGATGAAGCCGGAGAGCTTCGTGAGCGAGGTGACCCGCATCGACGATGGCCACGAGGTGAACGCCACCATCCAGATGAACGAGCCGATGCGCAACAAGGGGCTCACCTTCTTCCAGGCCAGCTACGGCCCGCAGGGCGAGCGCGATCCCGCGAAAATGTATTCCGTGCTGGAGGTGGTGCAGAATCCCTCCGACCAGTGGCCGAAGATCAGCATCGCGATCGTCGCCTTCGGCCTCGCCCTCCAGTTCCTCCTGAAACTGGTGACCTATATCCACGCCCGCCTGAAATCGGCATGAACAAGACTCCCGCCAAACGCAACGTGGCCGTCCGCTGGGTGGCCCTCGGCTTCCTGCTCGCGGGGGCCGCGCTCTTCGGAGGCATCGCCCTGGTCCAGAAGCTCCAGGAGCCGAAGCCCCGCCACATCGAGGCCTACACGCCCTGGTCCGAGGAGACCCTGAAGATCGCCGAGTCCATCCCGGTGCAGGATGGCGGCCGCGTGAAGCCGCTCTCCACCTTCGCGGGCTTCGCGCTCTATCAGATCCACGGCGACCGCTCGATGAAGATCGACGTGCCGGACACCAGCCCGACGGCGAAATCGGACAAGGACGGCAAACCCGCGCACAAGGTGATCACGCTGAAGCCGACCGCGTGGCTGCTCGATTGCCTGTTCCGCCCGGAGGTGGCGGTGGACCTGCCGATGTTCCGCATCGACAACTCGGCGGTGGTGAAAGGCCTCGGCCTGGAAACCGGGGCCAAGCGCGACCGCTACAGCTTCCGCGAGCTCCAGCCCGGCCGTGCCAAGCTCGACGAGCTGGCGAAGACCTACGAGGCGATCGAATCCACCAAGCGCGAGCCCGAGCAGCAGCAGACAGTGGACCTCGCCACCAACGTGCGGAAGCTGGAGGGCCTGCTGACCTACTTCGCCTTCACCCGCGGTATCCAGATGGACGCCACCAAGCCCGGCGCCCCGCGCGGTGCGGCGATGAGCGTAGTGATGGCCGCCGCCCCGGCCGTGCGCCAGGCGCTCACCGACGCCCAGGCCCAGCACCGCGAGATCCCGGACCACGTGAAATCGCTGCTCGAACAGGTGGTGGACATGGCGAACTACGCGAAGAGCACGCTGCTGCTGTTCCCGCCGGATACCGCCGACGACCGCGCCTGGACCGGCGTGGGCAACGAGATCATGCCGGTGATGCTCCAGCAGGCCGCCGATCCGAAGCGCTCGATCGAGCGCGTGCAGCAGCTTGAGAAGATCGCCGCCGCCGCAGGGCAGGGGGATGACGCCTTCCGCACCGAGCTGGTGAAGTTCCGCGACATGACCCAGGCCCTGGCCGAGAAGCGCGGCGAGTACCGTGCGATCAAGACCGAGGTGTCCTACTACCGCGCCGATTGGTTCCTGAACGCCTTCGTTTACTTCCTCCTCGCCACCTTGCTGGCTTTCGGCATGTGGGCGGCGGGCTGGAACCTCACCGGGCGCATCTTCGCCTGGGCCACCGGCCTGCTTACCGCAACCGGCGCGGTCTACTGCGTGATCGCCATCGCCCAGCGCTGCTACATCATGCAGCGCCCGCCGATCGGAAATCTCTACGACACCACGATCTGCATCGGAGCCGCGATCGTGATCCTGTCGCTGATCGTGGAGCTCCTCACGCGGAAACGCTTCGCGCTCGGCCTGGCTCCGGCGCTCGGTGCCGCACTCGTCCTGGTGTCCCGCCTCTACGAGGTGGGCGACGCGAAGGACCACATGGACCCGCTGGTGGCCGTGCTGCGCTCGAACTACTGGCTCACCATCCACGTGATCACCATCACCATGGGCTACTGCGCCGGCCTGCTCACCGCGCTGCTGTCCCACATCTACGTCTTCATGCGCGGCACCGGCCTGGACGATGGCGACCGCGCGCTGCGCCGCACCTTGACCCGCGCCGCCTACGGCTGCGTGTGCTTCACGCTGTTCCTCTCGCTGGTGGGCACCGTGCTCGGCGGCGTGTGGGCGAACGATTCCTGGGGCCGCTTCTGGGGCTGGGACCCGAAGGAGAACGGTGCGCTGCTGATCGTGCTGTGGAACCTCGCCATCCTCCACGCCCGCCTCGGCGGCTACCTGAAGGAGTGGGCCTTCCACCTCGCCTGCATGTTCGGCTCGAACGTGGTGATGTTCTCGTGGTGGCACGTGAACTTCTTCAACACCGGCCTGCACAACTACGGCTTCACCTCCGGCCGCGGCCTGATCTGGATGTGGTACGGCGTGGAAACCGCCCTCATTGTGCTCGGCGCGATCGCCTGCGCGATCCAGAGCGGCACCGAACAGGGCCGCCGCGGGACTCGCGCGGAAGAGTTGCCTAGCGGCACGCCGGTGACGGAGGGGTGAGAGGTAGCGCGAAGCTTGGCTTCGCGTGCGGGTTGCAGCCCTTTGCAGGGAAAGGGCGCCCCTCATCCCATCGCGGCTCCTCCATGCGAAATGCACTTGTTAGAGTGGGGAATGCATATTGCAGCGCGAAAACACCCATTACAGCCCGGCGCCAACCAGCTCGCCGCCTATCATTGGTCAACAACGCGTTGCGATTAATTTTCCCGACCCGATCGAACTAGGTCGAGCCTGTTGGAACACCTCATGCGAAAAGGATCGTTGGATTCCTTCCATCCATCCATTCCCATGAAACCCACCCTCATCGCCCTCGTTTCGACCGTGCTGGTGATCGCCACCACCGCGGTGGCGAAACCGGTTCCGGCATTCGTCCCCACGCCGTCGCCAGTCACGCGCCTCTCGCCCGGTGACCGCCTCCTCAAGGTGAGCGATCGCATGGTGGTGATCCGCCACGGCGTGGCCCGTCCGCTGACCGCTCCGGCCACTCTCGCCAATGGCAGCCAGGTCACCGTGGACGGAGTCGTGGTTTCGAAAACCGGCAGCCGCGTGAAACTCCCGGACTGTGGAGTGATCGGCTACGAGGGCAAGCGCCTCCACGACACCACCGCCCGCGTGCTGATGATCGATGGCCAGCTCATGGTCCTGCGGGACGGCGTCACCCGTCGCATCGAGATGCGCACCTCCCTCGGCGGCGGCCGCACCGTCACCCAGGAGGGCTACCTCATCGAACGCAATGGCACCCGCCGCGAACTCCCGGAAGGCACCCTGCTGGCCTTCGAAAAGTAGCACGAGTTTTCAACTTGTGAGTGGGAGGACCTCCCCAAACCCGTGCAGGTCCAGTTTTTCATCCGGTTGCCCCTGAACCCCAAAAGTGCCGCCGGGATCATCTCCGCCGCCCCATTCGCAAGTTGGAAACCTGCACTACTTCACGGTCACACGGATCTCGCCCTTCGGCTCGATCTTCACACCATCGATGCCCTTCAGCTTTTCCGCCGCGGCGGAGAGATTCATATACAAGGTGCCTTCCTCATCCTCCACCTTCTTGGTCTTCGCCGGATCGGCGCTGAAGCGTCCGTGATCGATCTCTAGAAGCGTGATGACGTTTTCCTGCACGAACGCGGCATCCGTCGACGCGATGCCGTCCTCCAGCACCACCTTCAGTCCCTTCCTGTCCTTCGCGGCGTTGGTCCTCCAAGCTTCTGCAAACTGCTCTTGCTTGAGCATGTCGCGGGAGGGTGTGGTTGGCTCGGCCGCGTCTTCCTTTCCTTCCTTCTTTTGGGTGACGAGCTTTTCGATCTCCGCGGGATCGTTCTTGGGCGAGTGGATGGTCAGGGTGCCGTCGCGATAAGTGAACGTGATCGGTTTCGCCAAGCCCTTGCCTTTGGGTTCGCGGTCCGGCTCGTCCAGCCCTGGCGCAAATGGATCCTCGGGTTCGATTTCCAGGGTGTTGATATCCTCGAAGTGATAGGTGATCCGGCAGCCATTCCGGTTGCCCTTTTTCAGCTTCTCGTAACCGCCGAACGTGACACCCTTGCCCATGGTCGCGGCAACCTTGCGTTCGAATTCGGCGTAGAATTCCCGCGGCAGGGTGCCCAGGTCGGGATTTCCTTCTGGGCCGCCAATTGTGATTTTCCGGCGCTTTTCCGGCGGCGGATCCAGGGTGACCTCGATGCCCTCGTCGAAATAGATCTCCCGGACCACTGCCCCGCTGCCGTCTTTCTTCAGATGGATCGATGTTTCCACATCGAAACAGCCGGTGAGGCACAACGCCATCACTCCAAGCAGCCATGAGGAAAGGGCTTTCATGAGAATCCAAGGGAATGGCATCCATGTCTCCGGGGCAAGATCAAACGGGAGGGGGTAGGTAGCACAAGTTTTCAACTTGTGAGTGGGTGCACACACCACGTCGCGTGCAGATCCAGTCCGCCTATGAGTGACCAGTTGTCAGTGGGCCTGGGGTCAGTGAAAAGAAACAAGAGCCAGAGGAGAGCATTCTCTTTTCTGGCCACTGACCTCCAGCCACCGGCCACTCATGAGCCAACCGCACCTGCCCCCGTCATGGCGAGTCCACCCCACCCACGTTCTCCCGAACGCGGCTACGGCGGAAAGGCCACTGCCTCCGCTTTTGACACCGGCGGTCCCGTGGCTATCATCCGCGCCCCGGATTCCCCGGGAACCATCCCGAACCGCCATTCCCATCATGAGCGAGGCCACTCTCGAAAAGCACGTCTTCCAGGCTGAGATCAAGCAACTGCTCGATCTCGTCGTCCACTCCCTCTACACCGACCGCGAGATCTTCCTGCGCGAGCTGGTCTCGAACGCGTCCGACTCGATGGAGAAGCTCCGCCACCTCCAGGGCATCGAGAAGGACATTCAGGACGGCGAACTGCCGCTGGAAATCACCATCACCGCGGATGCCGAGGGCAAGACGCTGACCATCGAGGACCGCGGCATCGGCATGACCCGCGAGGAACTCGTCGAGAACCTCGGCACGATCGCGCACTCCGGCACGAAGGCTTTCCTCCAGGCGATGAAGGAAAGCGGCGGCTCGCCGGGCAACATGATCGGCCAGTTCGGCGTCGGCTTCTACTCCGCCTTCATGGTGGCGAATGAGGTGAAGGTTTACACCCGCAGCTGGAAGAAGGACGGCGAGGGCCTCGTCTGGACCAGCGATGGCACCAGCGGCTACACCATCGAGGAGGCCCCCGAGCAGGCCCGCGGCGTGAAGATCGTGCTGCACCTCAAGGACGACCAGTCCGAGTACGCGGAGCAGGCCCGCATCAAGCGCCTGATCGAAACCTACAGCAATTTCGTCGGCTTCCCGATCCTGCTCGAAGGCGAGCGCGTGAACCACGTCGAGGCGCTGTGGCTGAAGAACAAGGCCGACATCACCGAGGAGGAATACAAGGCCTTCTACCAGTTCACCGCGAAGGCCTTCGACGAGCCCGCCTACCGCCTGCACTTCAGCGCGGACGCGCCGATCGCGATCAACGCGCTGCTGTTCGTGCCTTCGGAAAACCCGGAGCGCTGGGGCATGAGCAAGATGGAGCCCGCCGTGGCGCTGTATTGCCGCAAGGTGCTCATCGATCCCGCGCCGAAGGGCCTGTTGCCGGAGTGGATGCGCTTCGTGAAGGGCGTAATCGACAGCGCGGACATCCCGCTGAACATCTCCCGCGAGACCATGCAGGACAGCGCGCTGGTAAAGAAGCTGGGCAGCGTGATCAGCAAGCGCGTGATCAAGATGTTCGAGAAGGAGGCCGCCGCCGATTCGGAGAAATACAACGGCTTCTACAAGAAGTTCGAACGCTTCCTCAAGGAAGGCGTCGCCACCGACCACGCGAACAAGGAGGCACTCGCCAAGTTGCTCCGTTTCGAGTCCTCGATGACCGACGCGGGCAAACTCTCCAGCTTCACCGACTACCTAACCCGCGCGAAGGACGGCCAGGAAAAGATCTACTACCTCATCGGCCCGAACCGCGAGCAACTCGAAAGCAGCCCGTATCTGGAGGCCTTCAAGGCACGCGGCCTGGAAGTGGTCT comes from Luteolibacter sp. LG18 and encodes:
- a CDS encoding cytochrome c biogenesis protein ResB — translated: MEAASTTTKRPASLPVRIFNVLSGFGLATVLLLLLGLLTWLATLEQVERGLLPTLKKYFDSSSFFFTPELKVMNVGGTQLKFPLPGGYWVCLLLFVNLFLGGVIRARKGWRHWGNLISHSGILFLIVAGGVAQWKEVRGNMVLQQGQTSNVAQDYTEFVVEVSEIKDGKPTNIHVIRGEHLDDLQPQAIGSWKWFARKTSGMDTTGSTPRDFKLPDFPFDLQVNGWMSNSQPVAAVERAPENQELIADGYYLVRKEDEKQAEANLAGCYARVMNRDGTAGEPFILAAASFHGKTVKVGERVFLVDIHKRYWPMPYQVRLNKFTATFAPNTMKPESFVSEVTRIDDGHEVNATIQMNEPMRNKGLTFFQASYGPQGERDPAKMYSVLEVVQNPSDQWPKISIAIVAFGLALQFLLKLVTYIHARLKSA
- the htpG gene encoding molecular chaperone HtpG, producing MSEATLEKHVFQAEIKQLLDLVVHSLYTDREIFLRELVSNASDSMEKLRHLQGIEKDIQDGELPLEITITADAEGKTLTIEDRGIGMTREELVENLGTIAHSGTKAFLQAMKESGGSPGNMIGQFGVGFYSAFMVANEVKVYTRSWKKDGEGLVWTSDGTSGYTIEEAPEQARGVKIVLHLKDDQSEYAEQARIKRLIETYSNFVGFPILLEGERVNHVEALWLKNKADITEEEYKAFYQFTAKAFDEPAYRLHFSADAPIAINALLFVPSENPERWGMSKMEPAVALYCRKVLIDPAPKGLLPEWMRFVKGVIDSADIPLNISRETMQDSALVKKLGSVISKRVIKMFEKEAAADSEKYNGFYKKFERFLKEGVATDHANKEALAKLLRFESSMTDAGKLSSFTDYLTRAKDGQEKIYYLIGPNREQLESSPYLEAFKARGLEVVYFTDAIDEYVLDTLGEVEGKQLVAITSAGVELEDSSAEGESLSAAETESLCSFLKDEFGDRVNSVAAGQRLVDSPIIALVPQDGMTPQMRRMMKAMDENFSEAVKVEIEINPRHPLVKKLAAARNGNPDVAKLVALQLLDNALISAGLLEDARDTISRMNALMEKAMG
- a CDS encoding phosphatidylserine decarboxylase codes for the protein MEPIRYYNRHTGAMETEQVYGEGFLRWAYGTPLGRLSLEAFVKRPFFSKFYGWRMDRPASAAKVAPFIVDYGMKVEDFADDPASFRSFNEFFYRKLKPAARPIEAAPVVFPADGRHLGFERAASMDGVFVKGQRFDLEKLLGSRELAARYADGPLVLSRLCPVDYHRFHFPCSGTPSATETINGPLFSVSPLALRQNLAYLWENKRTITRLETPDLGTVLLLEIGATCVGSILQTFTPGQPVAKGAEKGYFAFGGSSTITIFEPGRVALAPDLLENSLKQVETYARMGCVMATKH
- a CDS encoding DUF6799 domain-containing protein codes for the protein MKPTLIALVSTVLVIATTAVAKPVPAFVPTPSPVTRLSPGDRLLKVSDRMVVIRHGVARPLTAPATLANGSQVTVDGVVVSKTGSRVKLPDCGVIGYEGKRLHDTTARVLMIDGQLMVLRDGVTRRIEMRTSLGGGRTVTQEGYLIERNGTRRELPEGTLLAFEK
- the ccsA gene encoding cytochrome c biogenesis protein CcsA → MNKTPAKRNVAVRWVALGFLLAGAALFGGIALVQKLQEPKPRHIEAYTPWSEETLKIAESIPVQDGGRVKPLSTFAGFALYQIHGDRSMKIDVPDTSPTAKSDKDGKPAHKVITLKPTAWLLDCLFRPEVAVDLPMFRIDNSAVVKGLGLETGAKRDRYSFRELQPGRAKLDELAKTYEAIESTKREPEQQQTVDLATNVRKLEGLLTYFAFTRGIQMDATKPGAPRGAAMSVVMAAAPAVRQALTDAQAQHREIPDHVKSLLEQVVDMANYAKSTLLLFPPDTADDRAWTGVGNEIMPVMLQQAADPKRSIERVQQLEKIAAAAGQGDDAFRTELVKFRDMTQALAEKRGEYRAIKTEVSYYRADWFLNAFVYFLLATLLAFGMWAAGWNLTGRIFAWATGLLTATGAVYCVIAIAQRCYIMQRPPIGNLYDTTICIGAAIVILSLIVELLTRKRFALGLAPALGAALVLVSRLYEVGDAKDHMDPLVAVLRSNYWLTIHVITITMGYCAGLLTALLSHIYVFMRGTGLDDGDRALRRTLTRAAYGCVCFTLFLSLVGTVLGGVWANDSWGRFWGWDPKENGALLIVLWNLAILHARLGGYLKEWAFHLACMFGSNVVMFSWWHVNFFNTGLHNYGFTSGRGLIWMWYGVETALIVLGAIACAIQSGTEQGRRGTRAEELPSGTPVTEG
- the glnD gene encoding [protein-PII] uridylyltransferase; this translates as MNHLKTLHEHAKEALKPSLQKQLSPAERIALYKRFMKIEEHRIFLKHRSGAGGLEIARNRAELIDVVLSAVLRMTLEEADDKHPLALVATGGYGRGTLNPRSDIDLLFLVPRASNRLPKPLEEAVQKILYLLWDVGFKVGHACRSIAECVEEAKADQENKTALMDARFIAGDVKLFKEFEKRFDKDCIKKGQDAFFELRRQDLRSRHERYWRTVFLQEPNVKESCGGLRDYQNIHWVARVKRGTFDLKKLVEDRLLTATAFEEVEAAYDFLHRVRNELHYATGKGTDQLTLQLQGVVSTNFNYPQRSILRRTEEFMRDYYRHTRNLYQHSTSLMEIFQIEAEHQSEPGGLRSFLTFRKKQREEFDGFIARDGRAYASGPDIFKDDPNRLMRMFQHTQVRGLRLGPPLRKLVKEHWGDIDRPFRYSKANRETFQAILERKGDVARALRQMHRVGFLGRYLPEFGALDCLVQHEFFHRYTADEHTLRCVEQLDALIGAEENPKLALYRRLFHEIEDPYGLYLAVILHDTGRAENVREHIDGSAMLASRLCNRLQIHGSRRALIMFLVDNHLTFWRTATTRNIEDPDVIAEFASIMKTPAYLDALFLFTYADSNGTSPDAWTGWKETLMRQLHSTTRRFLTEGREKYEEALDRERLELRDGVVALMREDYYPDIYRHFELMPPAVFRFRQPAEIVTQVRTVRHFLQREEETGDPFSTCIKWIDHTDKGYTELVLASRDKPLLLEKVCCALASEQINILSADFFTRGDGVVVNLLRVCTTNFEPVSDLSVRKRILGVFEEILRAESYKPEQYLKRKMNFLKPRTDSGIQVPVRAYVSNDLHPSCTTVEIQALDRIGLLHDLFQAINSHGLNTAHARILTEKGVAMDTLYLTTADGHQVHDMAILHSLENDISKLVDRGET